In Candidatus Nitrosarchaeum limnium SFB1, the following proteins share a genomic window:
- a CDS encoding hypothetical protein (hypothetical protein Nmar_1734) yields MTPLEQAIILWIHLLAAAIWVGGSLFIGIVFSPLLKSMYGTIEERLQIMIKVGKRFNKIAVPSLIILIGTGLYNSHLLLSKPDLLMATSYGHFLVIKIILVIALIITYVIHVRIIRKDVEEKIMSKQMSPQQVQKLRKKIIILGEITVVLSVAILFFASLLDAGV; encoded by the coding sequence ATGACTCCATTAGAACAAGCAATAATTTTATGGATTCATCTTCTTGCTGCAGCTATTTGGGTAGGTGGCTCACTTTTCATTGGAATTGTTTTCTCACCTCTTCTCAAATCAATGTATGGCACCATTGAAGAGAGATTACAAATTATGATCAAAGTTGGTAAAAGATTTAACAAAATTGCAGTTCCATCATTAATAATTCTTATTGGTACTGGTTTATACAATTCACATTTACTTTTGAGTAAACCTGATTTGTTAATGGCTACAAGTTATGGTCATTTTCTTGTAATTAAGATAATCTTAGTTATTGCATTAATAATTACATATGTTATACATGTTAGAATAATCAGAAAAGACGTTGAAGAAAAAATTATGTCAAAGCAAATGTCTCCTCAACAAGTCCAAAAATTAAGAAAAAAAATAATTATTCTTGGAGAAATTACCGTTGTTTTATCTGTAGCAATCCTG